The Methanomicrobia archaeon genomic interval AGAAGTTGAGGGACATTCCTGAGGAAGACGTCGTACGATTACTCGCGCACCGTGCACCTGGTGAGGAGTACAAGAGCATTCACCCGCCGTTGGAGGAGATGGAAGAGCCGGATTGCGCGGTTCGTGATATGGTCGAGCCGACCGAAGGCGCAAAGGCTGGCGATCGAATCAGATACGTGCAATTCACCGACTCGATGATGTTCGCACCGATCACGCCGTATCAGCGCGCAGTTGCCGCGTTGTGCAGATACCGTGGTGTCGATCCCGGTGTCCTGTCCGGCCGTGTGATTATCGAGGCTCGTGAGCGAGACGTTGAGAAGATCGCGAAGGAGCTGATCGATTCCGAGCTGTACGATACAGCGAGAACCGGCCTGAGAGGCAGGACTGTTCACGGACACGCGGTTCGACTGGACGAGCGGGGCATGATGTTCGATGCACTGCGCCGCTGGGCGATCGATGAGAAGACCGGCGACGTCATCTACGTGAAGGACATGATCGGCGGTGCAATGGACAAGGAAGTCGTGCTGGGCA includes:
- the mcrG gene encoding coenzyme-B sulfoethylthiotransferase subunit gamma, coding for MAQFWPGASHVAENRRKYMDPSYTYQKLRDIPEEDVVRLLAHRAPGEEYKSIHPPLEEMEEPDCAVRDMVEPTEGAKAGDRIRYVQFTDSMMFAPITPYQRAVAALCRYRGVDPGVLSGRVIIEARERDVEKIAKELIDSELYDTARTGLRGRTVHGHAVRLDERGMMFDALRRWAIDEKTGDVIYVKDMIGGAMDKEVVLGKPLPEDELRKRTTMYRNAQGGLWHDVDDPESMDVQSEVHWKRTVYGFQSWKNIEDVKGGKKGIGVKNLKMFVPRGGVE